A single genomic interval of Candidatus Anstonellales archaeon harbors:
- a CDS encoding DUF4870 domain-containing protein yields the protein MSPRLLQNPREDDFRDSRLLSAVSYASIAFIFPFFFLLVPYLVSILIYIFVKEDKFVRFNALQSFLLATSYTIVFVLLSLTILGLIVSIPSIILFWIFCAWAAIEAYNGKIVHIPLITDITKTHI from the coding sequence ATGTCCCCCCGTTTACTGCAAAACCCAAGAGAAGATGATTTTCGCGATTCACGGCTTCTCTCAGCTGTTTCATATGCTTCAATTGCTTTTATTTTTCCATTTTTCTTCCTTTTAGTGCCTTACCTTGTTTCAATTCTTATTTACATCTTTGTAAAAGAAGACAAATTTGTCAGATTTAACGCGTTACAATCTTTTCTTCTTGCAACTTCATACACTATCGTCTTTGTTCTTCTATCTCTTACAATATTGGGTCTTATTGTATCGATTCCAAGCATAATCTTATTCTGGATTTTCTGTGCCTGGGCAGCAATAGAAGCCTACAATGGAAAGATAGTCCACATCCCTCTTATTACTGACATTACAAAGACGCATATCTAA
- the speB gene encoding agmatinase translates to MDSVERVPVERVPFNFGAVQCKLSDAKAVIIPVPYDSTASYRTGMRSGPREIIEASRNMELYDLELKRDIIDDAPIFTMDEIVCSKESPQEVVEAVENAVSWVLLEGKFPLMLGGEHSVTLGSLKACKKKYERLSVVQIDAHADMRDSYEGTGYSHACVMRRVRELCPNAVGVGIRSMSKDEAEYIKEKGLEPYIFGPEFDEKEIVSKIENERVYVTFDLDAFDPSIMPAVGTPEPDGISWKQAISLLRKVYEEKEVVGADVVELCPTIGDIASAFTAAKLVYKLVGYKFML, encoded by the coding sequence ATGGACAGCGTAGAACGTGTTCCCGTAGAACGTGTTCCGTTTAATTTTGGTGCAGTGCAATGCAAACTTTCAGACGCAAAGGCAGTCATAATTCCAGTTCCGTATGATTCAACAGCTTCATATAGAACGGGGATGCGGAGTGGTCCGCGTGAGATAATCGAAGCTTCAAGGAATATGGAGCTCTATGACTTAGAGCTCAAAAGAGACATAATAGATGATGCACCAATCTTTACTATGGATGAGATTGTATGCAGTAAAGAAAGCCCACAGGAAGTTGTTGAGGCTGTAGAGAATGCTGTTAGTTGGGTGCTCTTAGAAGGCAAATTTCCGCTAATGCTTGGAGGAGAACACTCAGTTACTCTTGGTTCTCTGAAAGCGTGCAAAAAAAAATACGAAAGGCTTTCTGTTGTCCAGATTGACGCTCATGCGGATATGCGAGATAGTTACGAGGGAACAGGATATAGCCATGCTTGTGTTATGAGGCGTGTTCGCGAACTCTGCCCCAACGCTGTGGGTGTTGGAATCAGAAGCATGAGTAAAGACGAAGCCGAATATATAAAAGAAAAGGGGCTTGAGCCGTACATATTCGGACCTGAATTTGACGAAAAAGAGATTGTCAGTAAAATTGAAAATGAAAGGGTTTATGTAACCTTTGATCTTGACGCCTTTGACCCTTCAATTATGCCTGCAGTTGGGACTCCTGAACCAGACGGGATTTCTTGGAAGCAGGCTATATCTTTATTGAGGAAAGTTTACGAAGAGAAGGAAGTTGTAGGAGCTGATGTTGTTGAACTATGCCCTACAATTGGGGACATTGCATCTGCCTTTACTGCTGCAAAGCTCGTATATAAGTTGGTGGGCTACAAATTTATGTTGTGA